ATGGAAGCTCACTCTAAACATGCACCGAGGTTTATCTACAATTAGGCAACTAACAGTCACAACTATTCATAATTCGAATTCCGTAGATGCAAAAGTAAGCaataattgcaaaaataaacACTTCTTCACTAACTCAAGCCCAAAATTCCTAGGTGCTCAGTCAAGATGAATAATTATATAAGCCCATTTAATGCTCTTAGGCCATTACAAATCCACACACCAAAGCAATACTCTTTGTTGTGTATACACTTACAATAATTCATCTTTCTCCTTCAAAATGTGGGACTTGTTCCAAATACTCGTGGCATTACAAATTATTAATGCTTAAATTTTGCTTAATTATTTGGGGCTTAATCGCATGGAAaactagaaattaatttatacccctaagcaaaaattaattttcattaaattgcatcacTTATAGGTATTAGTGAAAATTTGCATCACTTATAGGGAGGAacggagagaaagagaaggagctTCGGCCGCACGTCCACTCGTCCGCCCGTTGACGTCCCCAAGCCGAACAGGTAAGCTCGGCTCTCCCCTTGCTCTGTTTTGGTCGCGAcaggccggagctcgcggccaCCCGTCTCGCGCGAGCTCCGGTTCTCTGTCGCCATTGTGTCATGCTCCCCTGGGGTCCCCTGCGTAGTGCGACAAGCTCTCCGGCGCAGGCTCGAGCCCCAGCCCCAGCCCGAGCCGGAAGCCCCTCCCCTCTGGTAGTGTATACCGAATGTTTGTTAGAATGTCTAAATGAAACCTGAGTTCATATGGTTCGTCTAGGCCGAGATTTGTTGTTTTTAATCTTACCTGTGCTGAGTGCTTATGATTCGTCCCTGAGTTAGTCTTGAATGTTGCTCGTACCTAGTATGTTGATCTTTGCCCAAATCGGAGCCCCGAATGAGCCTATGTGCCCCCTATTGCCGATGCACTCTaaatgtttgataaaatgcttCAGAGAAGGCCGAAAGCCAATCCATGTTTAAACTCGAGATTGACTTGTCTTCGCTTCTGTGATTGTTATATCGTGTTTGAATTTCATGTTTTCTTGCGTTTCCATGAGATTTTTGATGGTATTAATCttgaaaaaagaattgaagGGAAACTAATTCCAATGTTGAGATGGGTCACATGGACCTCAGCGAGACCTGCACCGCAGAAAACCGACGGCCAAATTATTGAAGAATacccagaaagaaaaaagaaaaagaggaaaaagaagaaaaaggaaaacgaagAGAAGAAGCAAACAAAGGATGGGATGAAGGGGAGACTGTGGAGGATCAGATAGTTAAAGGAGAGACAGAGGAGCGCAGTTCGTTGAAGGCCACAACCATCATCAGTTTTTAGCAATATGATAAGATTTATAATGTATCCTTTTGcccatttctttccttccacACTTCCCAATCCTTCGCCCCACTCTCTCTGCCTCACGTCATCTTCCATCCCCCCTCCAATCTCCAATCTCCAATCCCAATCTCAGCATCTGCTCCTTTGCTTTCTGTATTTATTCGCTCCCTtacccttctctttctctctctctctctctgggtacACCATTCTAAGCTTGCTCTTTGCTATCAGCACGAGCCTCTTTGAGTGGAATTCAGGATGCAGCCTGCTTCCAAGGCCAACCAACACATCACGAGAATCTCCGCTCACCTTCACCCACCTAATTTCCAGGTATCCCCATTGAAATTGAGCTCTTCCTCAATTGTGGGTCGTGCCTGTTTTCTTATTAGCCGCTCTCTTTCTTGGTGGTGGCAGATGTAGTTTTTCTATGGGTGAGTCGTCACTGTTACTCAAAAATCGCTAAATTGAAATGGGTACTTGTTAATTTCTTGAAAGGTTATGCAATTGGTGGACTTTAATTGAATCATGAGCTGTGACTACCGAAGCTGGCGATACTTATTTGTTATGATGCTTATTTTCTTGGTTGAAGAGCTTATGAGGAGTGATTGTGCATTGTGGGTGGTTCTTAGATGGAGGAGAGCTCGGGGTTAAGGCATGCGAATTGCCAGGCAAAGGACGTGGCGCTGCGATTCAGAGTTGCGATCCTGGGAGCGGCTGGAGGGATTGGGCAGCCTCTGGTGATGTTGATGAACATCAACCTGCTCGTCTCTGTTCTTCGTCtgtatgatgttgtgaataCTCCTGGTGTCACCGCTGATATCAGCCACATGGACACCGGTGCAGTGGTGAGTTTCCCCGGTCATCGGTAATTCGCTTGCTATTGCCCGAATTTAGGATGAATGGCATTGTTGGTCTGTATATGAAGATGGACATTCATATTGTTGATCGTTTTCTGGGGATATTGTTTGGATTACCATTTCAGGTGAGTTAGCTCGGTATCATCATTGTATATGGATCATTTAATATGTCAGACTAATTTGTTGCTTCTATAATCAGGTCCGCGGATATCTGGGACAGCAACAGCTGGAGGAAGCCCTTGTTGGAATGGACCTTGTCATCATCCCTGCCGGAGTTCCCTAGGAAACCGGGAATGAGAAGAGATGACCTGTTCAACATAAATACCGGAATCATCAGAACCCTTTGTGAGGGAATTGTCAAATCTTGCCCGAAAGCTATTGTTAACCTGATTAGCAACCCTGTTAATTCCACAGTTCCCATCGCAGCCGAAGTTTTCAAGAGAGCTGGCACTTATGATCCTAAGAGACTGTTGGGTGTGACCATGCTCGATGTAGTTAGAGCAAATACTTTTGTGGTAGGTGTCACTCCTGCCTCTACTGTCTTGCTGATACTATTGAGAAGCATAGAGTATCTTTATGTTCAGACTATCAGGTCTTCACTTTGTATAAGCCTACAAAGTTGGAGGCATATGTTACCTTGTTTAGCATGCTCTCTTGACTTAAACGTTATAATTTGTGTACCTACAATTAGTAACTTGCTCCAAGGGCATCAACCTTTTCCTGGCTTGCAAAAACACAACTTAGTTGAATTTTATTGAATAGG
This region of Eucalyptus grandis isolate ANBG69807.140 chromosome 8, ASM1654582v1, whole genome shotgun sequence genomic DNA includes:
- the LOC104414069 gene encoding LOW QUALITY PROTEIN: malate dehydrogenase, glyoxysomal (The sequence of the model RefSeq protein was modified relative to this genomic sequence to represent the inferred CDS: deleted 1 base in 1 codon), which gives rise to MQPASKANQHITRISAHLHPPNFQMEESSGLRHANCQAKDVALRFRVAILGAAGGIGQPLVMLMNINLLVSVLRLYDVVNTPGVTADISHMDTGAVVRGYLGQQQLEEALVGMDLVIIPAGVPRKPGMRRDDLFNINTGIIRTLCEGIVKSCPKAIVNLISNPVNSTVPIAAEVFKRAGTYDPKRLLGVTMLDVVRANTFVAEVLGLDPREVDVPVVGGHAGVTILPLLSQVKPPCSFTPPEIDYLTSCIQNGGTEVVEAKAGAGSATLSMAYAAVKFADACLRGLRGDVGIVECAFVASQVTELPFFASKVRLSRTGAEEVLPLGPLNEYERAGLEKAKKELAESIQKGISFIKK